Proteins from one Gossypium raimondii isolate GPD5lz chromosome 8, ASM2569854v1, whole genome shotgun sequence genomic window:
- the LOC105790106 gene encoding AP2/ERF and B3 domain-containing transcription factor At1g50680: protein MAATKTSRSGGGSGGDDYMFRASKRLKTETSGGLARFKGIAPQQNGHWGAQIYANHQRIWLGTFKSENEAALAYDSAAIGLRIGDPHRNFPWSYDNIQEPNFQNLHTTRDILNMIKSGSYQSKYADYTKSSANHNKNTIHNDTKFACQQLFQKELTPSDVGKLNRLVIPKKHAVKHFPHIENDHQTFTTANGGCEDVELVFYDTSMKMWRFRYCYCKSSQSFVFTRGWNRFVKDKKLKEKDAIAFYTCECTGEIEHGRGFFLIDVNYNGGDDENGGRIDVFKRLGSSSVLRHHQGELHVGLELNLGTNFYCNLDEKHNENGEEQGLSGLKSSSSHSVKEKRITLFGARIN, encoded by the coding sequence ATGGCGGCAACTAAAACCTCACGATCCGGCGGCGGAAGCGGTGGCGACGACTATATGTTTCGCGCCAGCAAACGTTTAAAAACGGAAACTAGCGGCGGATTAGCAAGGTTCAAAGGAATCGCGCCGCAACAAAATGGGCATTGGGGCGCTCAAATCTACGCCAACCATCAAAGGATTTGGCTCGGTACATTCAAATCGGAGAACGAAGCAGCGCTGGCGTATGACAGTGCGGCGATCGGACTTCGTATTGGAGATCCCCATCGGAATTTTCCCTGGTCCTATGACAACATCCAAGAACCTAATTTCCAAAATCTTCACACCACTCGAGATATACTGAACATGATCAAATCCGGTTCTTACCAATCCAAATACGCCGATTATACCAAATCAAGCGCAAATCACAACAAAAACACGATCCACAACGACACAAAATTCGCATGCCAACAACTTTTTCAGAAGGAATTAACTCCAAGTGACGTCGGAAAGCTTAACCGTCTCGTCATCCCTAAAAAACATGCCGTCAAACACTTCCCGCACATCGAAAACGATCACCAAACCTTCACCACCGCCAATGGCGGTTGCGAAGACGTCGAGCTTGTTTTCTACGATACGTCGATGAAAATGTGGAGATTTCGGTACTGTTACTGTAAGAGCAGCCAAAGCTTTGTGTTTACGAGGGGATGGAACCGATTCGTGAAGGATAAAAAGCTGAAGGAAAAGGACGCCATCGCGTTTTACACATGCGAATGCACCGGGGAGATCGAACATGGCCGGGGTTTCTTCTTGATCGATGTGAATTATAATGGTGGTGATGACGAAAATGGTGGTCGCATCGATGTGTTTAAGAGATTGGGGTCGTCATCGGTTCTTCGTCATCATCAAGGTGAGTTGCATGTGGGATTGGAATTGAACTTGGGGACGAATTTTTACTGCAATTTGGATGAAAAACACAATGAAAATGGTGAAGAACAGGGTCTCAGTGGATTAAAATCGTCATCCTCCCATAGTGTGAAGGAGAAGAGGATTACTTTATTTGGAGCACGGATTAACTGA